In the Ensifer adhaerens genome, one interval contains:
- a CDS encoding PDR/VanB family oxidoreductase translates to MLDVVVTRRSRETASVAMIEFASATDELLPPFAAGDHVDVHLAEGLTRQYSLCNAPGERDIYRLGVMLANKSRGGSRTMHALKVGEKCRISRPRNAFRLREDAAKSILIGGGIGITPLMAMAYRLSDLGAAFELHYSARSKLHAAFYKSLSKSPFGSNIRWHFDNADGKTTFNPYESLADPSDSAHLYVCGPSGFMDYIREKAEELGWKRENVHYETFEALGPGADAREFVIHAKRSARDITVRANQTAAQALSESGMRISVSCEQGICGTCMVPLLDGEADHKDSYQTQAERTENPRFALCCSRAISSRIVLDI, encoded by the coding sequence TTGCTGGATGTTGTGGTCACGCGGCGATCTCGCGAGACGGCATCCGTTGCTATGATTGAGTTTGCTAGCGCTACGGACGAGCTTCTGCCTCCATTTGCCGCCGGTGACCATGTTGATGTCCATTTGGCGGAAGGACTAACCCGTCAATACTCGCTATGCAATGCGCCCGGTGAGCGTGATATCTATCGGCTAGGTGTGATGCTGGCAAACAAATCACGCGGTGGTTCGCGGACGATGCATGCGCTAAAGGTGGGTGAAAAGTGTCGAATAAGTAGGCCTCGCAATGCGTTCCGGCTGCGAGAGGACGCGGCGAAATCGATCCTGATAGGCGGTGGGATTGGCATCACGCCCCTAATGGCAATGGCTTATCGCCTGTCCGACCTCGGAGCCGCATTCGAACTTCACTACAGTGCGCGTTCCAAACTCCATGCGGCTTTTTATAAATCGCTAAGTAAGTCTCCGTTCGGAAGCAATATTCGTTGGCATTTTGATAACGCCGACGGGAAAACAACATTCAATCCGTATGAGTCGCTCGCTGACCCTTCTGACAGTGCGCACCTTTACGTCTGCGGGCCTAGCGGATTTATGGACTACATTCGGGAGAAAGCTGAAGAACTTGGGTGGAAGCGCGAGAACGTCCACTACGAAACTTTTGAGGCCCTAGGTCCCGGTGCGGACGCGCGAGAGTTCGTCATACATGCCAAGCGAAGCGCCCGCGATATAACGGTCCGCGCAAATCAAACAGCGGCGCAAGCTCTCTCAGAAAGCGGAATGCGGATTTCGGTATCTTGTGAGCAAGGAATTTGCGGGACGTGCATGGTTCCGTTGCTCGACGGCGAGGCCGATCATAAAGATTCTTACCAGACGCAAGCAGAAAGAACGGAGAATCCTCGGTTTGCGTTGTGCTGCTCACGGGCGATATCGAGCCGCATCGTGCTTGATATCTAA
- a CDS encoding ABC transporter ATP-binding protein — protein MDKQAIQMQVSGLCVNYGRVPAVQTVSLTIKTGQIVTVIGANGAGKTTLLASLMGLLPSDGMVSFQGTDIRRLSVEQRMSLGISLVPEQRDLFGSMTIEDNLDLGAFRRGRADLRRSKEHVFALFPRLKERRQQIAETLSGGERQMLAMGRALMAQPRLLMLDEPSLGLAPLIVRGILQTVEKLRDEGVSILLVEQNARAALQIADYGYVMELGRIVIEGDANNLATDPRVGEVYLGGGKAAAEAVN, from the coding sequence ATGGATAAGCAGGCAATACAAATGCAGGTTAGCGGGCTTTGTGTGAACTACGGGCGTGTCCCGGCGGTGCAAACAGTATCGCTTACCATCAAGACCGGGCAAATAGTCACCGTCATCGGGGCCAATGGCGCAGGAAAAACTACCTTACTTGCTTCGCTAATGGGCCTGTTGCCTTCAGACGGTATGGTCAGCTTTCAAGGCACCGATATTCGTCGTCTATCAGTCGAGCAGCGCATGTCCCTTGGCATCAGTTTGGTGCCCGAGCAACGGGACCTTTTTGGCTCTATGACGATCGAAGATAATCTCGACCTCGGCGCATTTCGTCGTGGCCGCGCGGATCTACGCCGTAGTAAGGAGCACGTCTTCGCGCTGTTCCCTCGCCTGAAAGAGCGTAGGCAGCAAATCGCCGAGACCCTGTCTGGTGGAGAGCGGCAAATGTTGGCGATGGGTAGAGCGCTGATGGCGCAACCTCGGCTTCTGATGCTGGACGAGCCTAGCCTAGGCCTCGCGCCGTTAATTGTTCGCGGGATCCTTCAGACTGTCGAGAAGCTGAGAGATGAAGGCGTGTCGATATTGCTTGTCGAACAGAATGCCCGAGCCGCACTGCAAATCGCGGATTATGGGTATGTGATGGAACTCGGACGGATCGTCATCGAGGGCGATGCGAATAACCTCGCAACCGACCCCCGCGTCGGCGAAGTCTACCTCGGGGGCGGAAAAGCCGCTGCGGAAGCGGTTAACTGA
- a CDS encoding aromatic-ring-hydroxylating dioxygenase subunit beta, with translation MHDFGADGALADTVDLDYFSMDWYARVQSIVQFWKELDSIPEELLPTREGREAAERLLFVEARLLDQERLEEWLGLYTDDAVYWIPSDNAERDPRTTVSWEMNDRRRLEERVERLATERAYSQAPTTRTAHLYTNIEVMAFNSDVMHVMCKFLIQTSLVGKLTPRAGWNGFILRKVDDEWRIAMKRISLFDADHPQENNSFTL, from the coding sequence ATGCATGATTTCGGTGCGGATGGTGCGCTCGCGGATACCGTTGATCTCGACTATTTCTCGATGGATTGGTATGCGCGAGTACAATCGATAGTGCAATTCTGGAAAGAGTTGGACTCTATTCCGGAGGAGCTGCTGCCAACCCGAGAGGGTAGGGAGGCGGCTGAGCGTCTGTTGTTCGTGGAGGCACGTTTACTCGATCAGGAACGACTAGAGGAATGGCTCGGTCTGTACACGGACGACGCGGTGTACTGGATCCCTTCGGACAACGCCGAGCGTGATCCGCGCACGACCGTGAGCTGGGAAATGAATGACCGTCGCCGTTTGGAAGAGCGCGTGGAACGTTTGGCAACAGAGAGGGCCTATAGCCAGGCCCCGACCACTCGAACGGCGCACTTGTACACCAACATTGAGGTAATGGCGTTCAATTCGGACGTCATGCACGTTATGTGCAAATTCCTGATTCAGACCAGCCTGGTGGGAAAGCTGACTCCGCGTGCCGGATGGAACGGGTTCATCCTTCGAAAGGTCGACGATGAGTGGCGCATCGCAATGAAGCGTATAAGTCTGTTCGATGCCGATCACCCGCAGGAAAACAATAGTTTCACGCTGTGA
- a CDS encoding aromatic ring-hydroxylating oxygenase subunit alpha, producing the protein MVEKVLERTVVPGPLGANYGRYFRDGAVHRDLYIKKQIFDDEMNYLFGNTWVFIGHETELPNPNDFIRRRIGRRPVIFVKKDDGSVDVLINRCPHRGALICRFEKGNAKRFTCGYHAWSFENDGSCVAIPLRHAYGDDFKLENHSLLKPARVENYRGFVFASMTQDVPPLREHLAGAATYIDQWLDRGNGEKVVVNNGAMRFTSHSNWKTVYDNAGDGYHPPFSHESMLRVFARRYGDETDMSYFPSGADEGPIPSRDLGNGHTLIDQRVAMHSESAWARQHVHPGREAAEAAVFDKFGPQEGRKLLDASTGAGMNLSVFPNLLFIGNQIQIVEPVAVDKTVITFFSTSLEGGDENINATRMRMQEDFPSFGEVDDTAQWESCQEGMETVPELEWIDISRHMRTGAGSVESDGYYTEPVTSDLHMRVYYAEWSRVMERATSKGVGEDNVNA; encoded by the coding sequence ATGGTCGAAAAAGTACTTGAGCGAACAGTAGTCCCGGGGCCGCTTGGTGCCAATTATGGCCGATATTTTCGAGACGGGGCAGTCCATCGCGATCTTTACATCAAAAAGCAGATCTTCGATGACGAGATGAATTATCTCTTTGGAAATACGTGGGTTTTCATAGGCCACGAGACTGAATTGCCAAATCCAAACGACTTCATACGTCGCCGCATTGGCCGACGACCAGTCATTTTCGTGAAGAAGGATGACGGATCCGTCGACGTACTCATTAATCGCTGTCCCCATCGTGGAGCCCTGATCTGCCGGTTCGAAAAGGGCAATGCCAAGCGGTTCACATGCGGTTACCATGCCTGGAGCTTCGAGAACGACGGTTCGTGCGTCGCCATACCCCTTCGACATGCGTACGGGGATGATTTTAAGCTCGAAAACCACAGTCTTCTGAAGCCTGCGCGTGTCGAAAATTACCGCGGATTTGTGTTTGCGTCGATGACGCAGGATGTTCCCCCACTCAGGGAACATCTCGCTGGAGCCGCGACCTACATCGATCAATGGCTCGATCGTGGCAACGGCGAAAAAGTTGTCGTCAACAATGGCGCTATGCGTTTCACCTCTCATTCAAACTGGAAGACCGTGTATGACAACGCTGGTGATGGCTACCATCCACCGTTCTCGCACGAGTCGATGTTGAGGGTGTTCGCGCGACGTTACGGCGACGAAACGGACATGTCCTATTTTCCTTCGGGAGCTGATGAAGGGCCGATCCCGTCGCGAGACCTTGGAAACGGCCATACTCTGATTGATCAACGGGTAGCGATGCATTCAGAATCTGCTTGGGCCAGACAGCATGTACACCCGGGTCGCGAGGCGGCAGAAGCCGCGGTATTCGACAAATTCGGCCCCCAGGAGGGTAGGAAACTTCTTGACGCGTCCACAGGCGCTGGGATGAACCTTAGTGTATTCCCGAACCTGCTCTTCATCGGTAACCAGATTCAGATCGTGGAACCGGTGGCGGTGGATAAAACTGTCATCACGTTCTTTTCGACTTCATTGGAGGGAGGCGATGAGAACATCAATGCAACACGTATGAGAATGCAGGAGGATTTTCCTTCGTTCGGCGAAGTTGACGACACCGCACAATGGGAAAGTTGTCAGGAGGGAATGGAGACTGTTCCTGAACTCGAATGGATCGATATCAGTCGTCATATGAGAACGGGCGCTGGTTCGGTTGAGAGCGACGGTTACTATACTGAGCCGGTCACTTCCGATCTCCATATGCGTGTGTATTACGCCGAATGGAGCCGTGTAATGGAGCGCGCGACCAGTAAGGGTGTTGGGGAGGACAATGTAAATGCATGA
- a CDS encoding LysR family transcriptional regulator, whose protein sequence is MQSWELVRVFLALQRARSYEGASQALNMDISTVRRKIQALESSIGSSLFTRDSNGIVLLPECEHLLNAALDMESGATQFRSHSEKMNEEGLVRITVLDIFASLIIDGMKRFRHEHPGIVLDITTESRFVDLEKEGVDLAVRAARPIRGSSGVRKLADIPFGNYVSRDYFEANKDTPRWEMSVISMASDFWHRDHEFMLVDERQKQLYRQPENLTCRVDSYILLRQLCESGLGVAKLPKFFAEQSPGLVQLDNEFCNIELWLVLRQELARSKRIKQTINFLVKVFSDHSFAKGTPVLASAVEVYG, encoded by the coding sequence ATGCAAAGCTGGGAGCTTGTGAGGGTTTTTCTCGCGCTGCAGAGGGCCCGTAGTTATGAGGGGGCGTCTCAGGCCCTAAATATGGATATCTCAACAGTCCGACGCAAGATACAGGCGCTTGAGAGTAGCATCGGCAGTAGCTTGTTTACCCGCGACTCCAACGGGATCGTTTTATTGCCCGAATGCGAGCATCTTTTGAATGCGGCTCTCGATATGGAATCGGGCGCGACCCAGTTCCGATCGCATTCCGAAAAGATGAATGAGGAAGGCCTCGTTCGGATAACGGTACTCGATATTTTCGCGAGCTTAATCATCGATGGGATGAAGAGATTTCGTCACGAACACCCTGGCATTGTTTTGGATATCACGACCGAATCGCGGTTCGTCGATCTTGAAAAAGAGGGCGTCGACCTCGCTGTTAGGGCCGCCCGCCCGATACGGGGTTCGAGTGGAGTAAGAAAGCTAGCTGACATCCCGTTTGGTAATTACGTCTCGCGGGACTACTTTGAGGCGAACAAAGATACTCCAAGGTGGGAGATGAGCGTTATCTCGATGGCTTCAGATTTTTGGCATCGGGATCACGAGTTTATGCTTGTGGATGAGCGGCAAAAGCAGCTGTATCGGCAACCGGAAAACCTCACCTGCCGCGTGGACAGCTATATTCTACTTAGACAACTTTGCGAATCCGGTCTGGGTGTGGCGAAACTGCCAAAGTTTTTCGCCGAGCAAAGCCCGGGTCTGGTTCAGCTCGATAATGAATTTTGCAATATTGAGCTCTGGCTCGTACTCCGACAAGAACTAGCGCGCTCAAAGCGGATCAAACAAACCATAAATTTCCTGGTGAAGGTCTTCTCAGACCATTCCTTTGCCAAAGGAACGCCTGTTCTGGCTAGTGCCGTTGAGGTGTACGGCTAG
- a CDS encoding IS1595 family transposase, with product MANPEDTPKGQHFLLSPECRTLTVLDLAKMRDATAYDWFKRLRWHETEGVPYCPQCGTVRCHTMSRNRFKCTEKTCKAVFSVTSGTVFHARKLSFKKMLIAIWFSANSVKGKAALQLSREIGVQYKTAWVLLMKLREAIAWRREEMVLDGEVEIDGKYAGGHIRPENKAEDRIDRRLKKNQNMKRLCALAIRQRGLGGQTFTRIIRDEDSNAAWAAVRDHVSREATVFADEHGSYNDLAGLNKLERVNHSKAYQTDDGTNTNQVESFFSRVQRAYVGIHHRFSLKYFDWYVAELAWREDCRHVSNRSHTFQVLGQALSRPTSRYLCGYWQGNKPPDLIWEG from the coding sequence ATGGCGAACCCCGAAGATACGCCCAAGGGCCAGCACTTCCTGCTGTCGCCAGAGTGCCGAACGCTGACAGTGCTCGATCTCGCCAAGATGCGGGATGCGACAGCCTACGACTGGTTTAAGCGCCTGCGCTGGCACGAGACGGAGGGCGTGCCTTACTGCCCCCAGTGCGGGACGGTGCGGTGCCACACGATGAGCCGCAACCGCTTCAAGTGCACCGAGAAGACCTGCAAGGCCGTGTTCAGCGTCACCTCAGGCACGGTCTTCCATGCACGTAAGCTAAGCTTCAAGAAGATGCTCATCGCCATCTGGTTCTCGGCGAACTCGGTGAAAGGCAAGGCCGCGCTCCAGCTCTCGCGCGAGATCGGTGTTCAGTACAAGACCGCCTGGGTCCTCCTGATGAAGCTGCGCGAGGCGATCGCCTGGCGCAGGGAGGAGATGGTGCTGGATGGCGAGGTGGAGATTGACGGCAAGTACGCTGGCGGCCACATCCGTCCTGAAAACAAGGCCGAGGATCGCATCGACCGCCGCCTCAAGAAAAACCAGAACATGAAACGTCTGTGCGCTCTTGCGATCCGCCAGCGCGGACTGGGAGGCCAGACGTTCACCCGGATCATCCGAGACGAAGACAGCAACGCAGCCTGGGCGGCCGTTCGAGATCACGTGTCGCGGGAGGCGACGGTCTTCGCTGACGAGCATGGCAGCTATAACGACCTGGCTGGCTTGAACAAGCTGGAGCGCGTCAACCACTCAAAGGCCTATCAGACCGACGATGGCACGAACACCAACCAGGTCGAGAGTTTCTTCTCGCGGGTCCAACGGGCCTATGTCGGCATCCACCATCGGTTTTCGTTGAAATACTTCGACTGGTACGTGGCCGAGCTCGCATGGCGCGAGGATTGCCGACACGTGAGCAATCGCAGTCATACGTTCCAGGTGCTGGGCCAGGCACTGTCTCGCCCGACGTCACGCTATCTGTGTGGGTACTGGCAGGGCAACAAGCCGCCGGACCTGATCTGGGAAGGCTAA
- a CDS encoding ABC transporter permease subunit translates to MNNFAKYGFSAFVLVVLLVPLLPFVPLYWVTLSIFIGLASLVALGLVVLTGVGGMTSFGQAAFVGFGAYTTSLLSTSFGWSPWLTLPAALAVTGLAAFVIGAITVRLSGHYLPLGTIAWGISFYFLFGNIKSLGAYDGISSIPPLSIFGLELVDSRQYYYVVWIVVLLALAGTANLLNSRVGRAMRALRNGSMAAESVGVDAWRAKLVVFVYAALLAGLSGWLYAHFQRAVTPGVFSINAGIEYLLMAVLGGPGHVYGAVLGAGIVILLKNALQDILPIVFSADGNYEGIVFGTLLIIGLQLARNGLWPLMIAWLKPIQRIVAPASPMPVYGFKKTTGPLLVVEELRKAFGGLIAVNNVSFSVAQGQIVGLIGPNGAGKSTTFNMISGALDATQGRVLIDEQQICGLSAVEVAKCRVARTFQHVKLSPRMSLLENVALGAHLKGRKGYLSAILRLNRAEEAAIFAEAAHQIDRVGLKDCMHKCADELALGQQRLAEIARALMLEPRLLLLDEPAAGLRHLEKKALAKLLADLRSEGMSILLVEHDMDFVMGLTDEIVVINFGTRIAGGTPEAVRKDPAVIEAYLGAAL, encoded by the coding sequence ATGAATAACTTTGCAAAATACGGCTTTTCCGCCTTTGTTCTAGTAGTTTTGCTGGTCCCGCTGCTCCCTTTTGTCCCTCTCTACTGGGTCACCCTTTCAATTTTTATCGGCCTCGCAAGCTTAGTGGCGCTCGGCCTTGTGGTTCTAACTGGCGTCGGGGGCATGACGTCATTTGGCCAAGCGGCCTTCGTAGGCTTCGGCGCTTACACAACCTCCTTACTTTCCACGTCGTTTGGATGGTCGCCCTGGCTAACGCTTCCTGCCGCATTGGCTGTGACTGGCCTCGCTGCTTTCGTGATTGGTGCGATTACCGTACGCTTGTCGGGACACTACCTCCCTCTGGGAACCATCGCCTGGGGCATCTCATTCTATTTCCTGTTTGGCAATATCAAGTCGCTAGGCGCATACGACGGCATATCGAGTATTCCGCCACTTAGCATCTTTGGTTTAGAACTTGTCGACAGCAGGCAATATTACTATGTCGTCTGGATTGTAGTTCTCCTTGCGCTGGCCGGGACGGCTAACCTGCTTAACTCTCGTGTGGGCCGGGCAATGAGGGCTCTTCGAAATGGTTCCATGGCAGCAGAGTCGGTCGGCGTCGATGCATGGCGCGCAAAATTAGTCGTGTTCGTATATGCGGCGCTGCTGGCAGGATTGTCGGGTTGGCTTTATGCCCATTTCCAGCGTGCAGTCACACCAGGCGTTTTCAGCATCAACGCAGGCATTGAATATCTGTTAATGGCAGTTCTGGGTGGGCCGGGCCATGTCTATGGAGCGGTGTTGGGTGCCGGTATAGTTATTCTCTTGAAGAATGCTCTACAGGACATTCTGCCCATCGTCTTCAGCGCTGATGGCAACTACGAAGGCATTGTTTTCGGAACTCTACTGATTATTGGCTTACAGCTCGCCCGTAATGGGTTGTGGCCGCTGATGATTGCTTGGCTGAAACCCATACAACGCATTGTCGCTCCAGCATCTCCTATGCCGGTATACGGCTTTAAGAAGACGACGGGACCGCTACTCGTGGTTGAAGAACTTCGCAAGGCCTTTGGCGGTCTGATCGCCGTGAACAATGTATCCTTTTCGGTCGCGCAGGGTCAAATTGTCGGCCTAATCGGCCCGAACGGAGCTGGGAAGTCGACGACTTTCAATATGATAAGCGGCGCGTTGGACGCCACTCAAGGCCGCGTCCTGATTGACGAACAGCAGATATGCGGCCTGTCAGCCGTCGAGGTGGCCAAGTGTCGGGTTGCGCGGACTTTCCAACACGTCAAGCTATCCCCGCGTATGTCGTTGCTGGAGAATGTCGCCCTTGGAGCACACTTGAAAGGTCGGAAGGGTTACCTCTCTGCAATCCTACGCCTCAACCGTGCTGAAGAGGCTGCCATTTTCGCAGAGGCAGCCCACCAGATTGATCGCGTCGGGTTAAAGGATTGCATGCACAAATGCGCTGACGAACTCGCGCTCGGGCAACAGCGACTAGCCGAAATCGCCCGGGCGCTCATGCTGGAGCCGCGTCTGTTGCTCCTTGATGAGCCGGCCGCTGGACTTCGGCATCTGGAAAAAAAGGCATTGGCAAAACTTTTAGCCGATCTGCGCAGCGAGGGTATGAGCATCCTCTTGGTCGAGCATGACATGGACTTTGTGATGGGCCTTACCGACGAGATCGTGGTCATTAACTTTGGAACTCGGATCGCTGGCGGAACACCGGAGGCGGTTCGAAAAGATCCTGCTGTCATCGAAGCTTATCTTGGAGCGGCGCTGTGA
- a CDS encoding MBL fold metallo-hydrolase: MEINRRTTLIAGTGAVLAPLVGLPSHDAQAAQAIADAQVPGLLRKRIGEYLVTAIADGYLDLGQELFSGISKREIDELQTNTFIRPGPIRAAVSTYLIQKGDVAILIDSGAGDQLGETAGRMHGNLAAAGVRPADITAVYLTHMHPDHINGLAKDGEPLFPNAQLVVHQTELAFWTDEGNTSAAPDFVKPYFLGAQATVRSYNGRTSVFSGNDSDVGHGLRSVELPGHTPGHSGFRLSSGTDDLLIWGDIVHAHSLQFARPECSVGFDVDASTAVQTRRKIFETVASEGTLVAGMHLDFPGFGHVRAAKVGYEFVAQPWPYDL; this comes from the coding sequence ATGGAAATCAACCGCCGAACGACTTTGATTGCCGGAACAGGTGCCGTCCTAGCACCGTTGGTGGGCTTGCCTTCGCACGATGCCCAAGCGGCTCAGGCGATCGCTGATGCGCAGGTTCCAGGCCTGTTGCGCAAGCGCATTGGAGAATACCTGGTTACAGCAATCGCGGATGGCTATCTCGATCTGGGCCAGGAACTGTTCTCCGGGATTAGCAAGCGTGAGATTGACGAACTTCAGACCAACACGTTCATTCGACCTGGTCCGATACGCGCGGCAGTGAGCACCTATCTTATCCAGAAGGGCGACGTTGCAATCCTCATTGACAGCGGCGCAGGGGATCAGCTCGGAGAGACCGCGGGTAGGATGCATGGCAATCTAGCTGCGGCCGGTGTTCGGCCCGCCGATATCACTGCGGTTTATTTGACGCACATGCACCCTGACCATATCAACGGTCTCGCAAAAGACGGCGAGCCGCTGTTTCCCAACGCGCAGCTAGTTGTTCATCAGACAGAGTTGGCCTTCTGGACAGATGAGGGAAACACATCCGCCGCCCCCGATTTTGTCAAACCCTACTTCCTAGGCGCTCAAGCTACCGTCCGCTCCTACAACGGCCGCACGTCTGTCTTCTCTGGCAACGATAGCGACGTGGGCCACGGCCTTCGGTCAGTTGAGCTGCCGGGGCATACGCCAGGCCACAGTGGCTTCCGTCTTTCATCCGGCACTGATGATCTTTTAATCTGGGGCGACATTGTACATGCACATAGCCTCCAGTTCGCGAGGCCGGAATGCTCAGTCGGGTTCGATGTCGATGCGTCAACAGCTGTCCAGACGCGTAGGAAAATATTCGAAACCGTAGCAAGCGAGGGAACGTTAGTCGCAGGCATGCATCTCGATTTTCCTGGCTTTGGACATGTGCGCGCAGCAAAGGTGGGCTACGAATTTGTCGCTCAGCCTTGGCCGTACGACCTCTGA
- a CDS encoding glutamine synthetase family protein, translating to MLNDVTNNDLGRTNFVAVTGRDTAERKEKLAEVLRIIEEKRLKVIRVGFVDAHGIVRIRPIEASHFQQAARNGVPFTTAVLAMDTGNFVFKPLFSRDGGFGHEEMGGAGDVLGLPDLGTFRVLPWADRTGWVLCDLFMSNGQSCPFDPRSLMKKAINSLNSRGYSYLGGIEVECHVFRITDPRLNLRDHTQPAPPPSVEPISHGFQHMSDLVYDEVNPIIDPLRDVLHQLGLPLRTIESELGPGQIEITFDPLPDLESADLMALVRTTVKQLAKRRGMVASFMAKPGLPNVFSSGWHLHQSLVDMKSGKNLFSSNETVLSQVGLNFVGGILEHVRAATAFSNPTINGYKRLNANPLTPKRAVWSVDNRAAMCRIIGGPGQKSTHLENRSGEPAANPYLYMASQIFAGLDGTDREIDPGPPLDDPYAQVEKPPLPVSLMEAVASLNDSTFFRETLGSEFVDYYVAMKQHEIQRFLAAVTDWEHLEYFENF from the coding sequence ATGCTGAATGATGTAACAAACAACGATTTGGGAAGAACAAACTTCGTGGCCGTGACTGGGAGGGATACGGCGGAACGAAAAGAAAAATTGGCGGAAGTCCTTCGTATAATAGAGGAAAAGAGGCTAAAGGTCATCCGCGTCGGTTTTGTTGACGCCCACGGTATCGTACGGATACGCCCGATTGAAGCTTCACATTTCCAACAGGCAGCCCGCAACGGTGTACCGTTTACTACGGCGGTGCTGGCCATGGACACAGGAAACTTCGTCTTTAAGCCCCTGTTCTCTCGCGACGGCGGCTTCGGGCATGAGGAAATGGGCGGAGCGGGTGACGTTCTAGGTCTCCCGGATCTGGGAACGTTCCGTGTATTGCCATGGGCGGATCGGACAGGCTGGGTGCTTTGCGATCTATTTATGTCCAATGGGCAGAGCTGTCCGTTTGATCCGCGCAGCTTAATGAAGAAGGCAATTAACTCGCTCAATAGTCGCGGATATTCCTATCTCGGCGGCATTGAAGTGGAGTGTCACGTATTCAGGATCACGGACCCCAGACTTAATCTGAGAGACCACACACAACCAGCACCGCCTCCCAGCGTTGAGCCGATTTCGCACGGCTTTCAACACATGTCGGATTTGGTTTATGACGAGGTCAATCCCATTATTGATCCCCTCCGCGACGTCCTACATCAACTAGGGTTGCCTCTGCGCACTATCGAATCTGAACTCGGACCGGGGCAGATCGAAATCACCTTCGATCCACTTCCAGATCTAGAATCCGCGGATTTGATGGCACTCGTACGTACCACGGTTAAGCAGCTTGCTAAACGTAGGGGCATGGTTGCGTCGTTCATGGCAAAGCCGGGGCTGCCGAACGTGTTTTCGAGCGGCTGGCACTTGCACCAGTCACTCGTTGATATGAAAAGTGGGAAGAACTTGTTCTCCTCCAATGAAACTGTCTTGTCGCAGGTCGGGCTCAACTTTGTCGGCGGGATTCTGGAACATGTCCGGGCGGCCACCGCTTTCTCGAATCCAACAATCAACGGTTACAAACGTCTCAACGCGAACCCTCTTACGCCTAAGCGGGCAGTGTGGTCGGTGGACAATCGGGCGGCGATGTGCCGGATCATTGGCGGGCCCGGACAGAAGTCGACCCATTTGGAAAACCGGTCCGGTGAACCAGCCGCCAACCCCTACTTGTATATGGCTAGCCAAATCTTTGCCGGCCTTGATGGGACTGATCGAGAAATCGATCCAGGTCCGCCGCTTGATGATCCGTATGCCCAGGTTGAGAAGCCGCCATTGCCCGTCAGCCTGATGGAAGCGGTGGCCTCGCTAAATGACTCGACGTTCTTCCGCGAAACTTTGGGTTCGGAGTTCGTGGACTACTATGTTGCGATGAAACAACACGAGATCCAGCGTTTTCTGGCGGCCGTGACGGATTGGGAGCACCTCGAGTACTTCGAGAACTTCTAA